A genomic stretch from Lathyrus oleraceus cultivar Zhongwan6 chromosome 2, CAAS_Psat_ZW6_1.0, whole genome shotgun sequence includes:
- the LOC127122677 gene encoding uncharacterized protein LOC127122677: MSSPPSPRIAALTVQIAAMRDNFERLLREQGEQLQQRIDELERRPQNSNDGSGDEEERRRRRRQEGDNLKGIKIKVPTFVGKSDPEAYLEWETKLEQIFNCHNYSNLEKVQVASIEFKEYALVWWDQLTKDRRRYAERPIDTWEEMKRIMRRRFVPSYYHRELHNKLKRLTQGSKSVEEYFKEMEVLKIRANVEEDDEATMARFLHGLNHDISDIVELHHYVEMDELVHQAIKVEQQLKRKSQARRNSTTFNSQSWKDKTKKEGASSSKEATVENKGKTITSSSSSVSTNKSVKCFKCQGQGHIASQCSTKRTMLMEENEEIVEKEDGDYDEEFEEEIPSGDLLMVRRILGSQIKEEDTSQRENLFHTRCFVQGKVCSLIIDGGSCTNVASTRLVSKLKLETKPHPKPYKLQWLNESVEMLVNKQVEIYFKIGKYEDVVLCDVVPMEASHLLLGRPW; the protein is encoded by the coding sequence ATGTCTAGTCCACCTTCACCTAGAATAGCAGCTTTAACTGTTCAGATCGCAGCCATGCGTGACAATTttgaaagattgttaagagaaCAAGGTGAACAACTTCAACAAAGAATTGATGAGTTGGAAAGGAGGCCCCAAAATTCTAATGATGGTAGTGGTGATGAGGAGGAAAGAAGACGTAGAAGGAGACAAGAGGGAGATAATTTGAAGGGCATAAAAATTAAAGTTCCAACTTTTGTTGGGAAGAGTGACCCGGAGGCATATCTAGAATGGGAGACTAAACTTGAACAAATTTTTAATTGTCACAATTATTCTAATCTTGAAAAAGTGCAGGTTGCTTCTATTGAGTTCAAGGAGTATGCCTTAGTTTGGTGGGATCAATTGACCAAAGATAGAAGGAGGTATGCAGAACGACCAATTGATACTTGGGAAGAGATGAAAAGAATCATGAGGAGAAGGTTTGTTCCTTCCTATTATCATAGGGAATTGCACAACAAATTGAAAAGACTCACTCAAGGTTCTAAAAGTGTTGAAGAATATTTCAAGGAGATGGAAGTTCTCAAAATTAGAGCTAATGTAGAGGAGGATGATGAAGCAACTATGGCTAGGTTTCTCCATGGTCTAAATCATGACATTAGTGACATAGTGGAACTTCATCACTATGTTGAAATGGATGAATTGGTACACCAAGCTATCAAAGTGGAACAACAACTCAAAAGAAAGAGCCAAGCAAGGAGAAATTCCACCACTTTCAATTCTCAAAGTTGGAAGGACAAAACAAAGAAGGAGGGTGCTTCATCATCTAAGGAAGCCACGGTTGAAAACAAAGGTAAAACTATTACATCTTCTTCCTCAAGTGTTTCAACTAACAAAAGTGTTAAGTGTTTCAAGTGTCAAGGCCAAGGACATATTGCATCTCAATGTTCAACAAAGAGAACTATGCTTatggaagaaaatgaagaaattGTTGAAAAGGAGGATGGTGATTATGATGAGGAGTTTGAAGAAGAAATACCTAGTGGAGATTTACTCATGGTGAGAAGAATTTTAGGAAGCCAAATAAAGGAGGAGGATACAAGTCAAAGAGAAAACCTTTTTCATACAAGATGCTTTGTGCAAGGAAAGGTTTGTTCTTTAATAATTGATGGAGGAAGTTGTACAAATGTTGCAAGCACGCGTCTGGTTTCTAAACTAAAATTGGAGACAAAACCTCACCCTAAGCCTTACAAACTCCAATGGCTTAATGAAAGTGTAGAAATGCTTGTTAATAAACAAGTTGAGATTTATTttaaaattggaaaatatgaGGATGTAGTGTTGTGTGATGTAGTACCAATGGAAGCTAGTCATTTGTTATTAGGTAGGCCTTGGTAA
- the LOC127122678 gene encoding uncharacterized protein LOC127122678, which translates to MPIYVKFMKDIIFKKRNIDTEPILLTKTYSAILQGMKIPVKKKDMGLVTIPCVIEDRKFNKPLIDLGASVSLMPLSIYRKLGIDKFVFPVDFVILEMLEDEEMPLILGRSFLEIGRCMVDIEEGTMTLKVYDEEIKIVVRNAMKYKDDEGTSRLVEVLDTVVA; encoded by the exons ATGCCTATATATGtcaaattcatgaaagacatcatcttCAAGAAACGCAACATTGACACTGAACCTATACTTTTAACTAAAACTTatagtgctattttgcagggcaTGAAGATTCCAGTAAAAAAGAAGGATATGGGTTTGGTCACTATTCCATGCGTAATTGAGGATAGAAAGTTCAATAAGCCATTAATTGATTtgggagctagtgtgagcctTATGCCTTTGTCCATCTATAGGAAGTTGGGAATAG ATAAGTTTGTGTTTCCTGTTGACTTTGTTATTCTTGAGATGCTTGAAGACGAAGAGATGCCTCTGATTCTTGGAAGGTCGTTCTTAGAAATAGGGAGATGTATGGTAGATATTGAGGAGGGAACCATGACCCTCAAGGTTTATGATGAAGAGATAAAAATTGTTGTTAGGAATGCTATGAAGTACAAAGATGATGAGGGGACAAGTAGGTTAGTTGAGGTGTTAGACACAGTGGTAGCTTAA